The following are encoded together in the Bradyrhizobium algeriense genome:
- a CDS encoding carboxymuconolactone decarboxylase family protein produces MRLKLLSPGEMSAEQKETYDEAVSGKRGAPPAPMMAWLNSPDMARHATRLGEQLRFNTIFPAKLSEIAILVTARHWTSHYEWYAHKRLALKGGMDPKIIEDIRDRRTPTFDDPKGQIIYDLAKSLHEGKGVSKPLYDEAVEVLGERGIVEVIGLCGYYTMVSMTLNTFEFGLPEGEISDLA; encoded by the coding sequence ATGCGGTTGAAGTTGCTTTCGCCTGGCGAAATGAGCGCCGAACAAAAAGAAACCTACGACGAAGCAGTATCCGGCAAGCGCGGCGCCCCGCCGGCGCCGATGATGGCCTGGCTCAACAGCCCGGACATGGCGCGGCACGCCACGCGGCTCGGCGAACAACTCCGTTTCAACACGATCTTTCCCGCAAAGCTTTCCGAGATCGCGATCCTCGTCACCGCGCGGCACTGGACCTCGCACTACGAATGGTACGCGCACAAGCGCCTGGCGCTGAAGGGCGGCATGGACCCGAAGATCATCGAGGATATCCGCGACCGCCGCACGCCGACCTTCGACGACCCCAAGGGCCAGATTATCTACGACCTCGCCAAATCGCTGCATGAGGGCAAAGGTGTCTCGAAGCCGCTGTACGATGAGGCGGTGGAGGTGCTTGGCGAACGCGGGATTGTCGAAGTGATCGGGCTATGCGGCTATTACACCATGGTGTCGATGACGCTGAACACGTTTGAGTTCGGGCTGCCGGAAGGCGAGATATCGGATCTTGCGTGA